One Gossypium hirsutum isolate 1008001.06 chromosome A08, Gossypium_hirsutum_v2.1, whole genome shotgun sequence genomic window, TTGCTGCTAGCTGCAAGTGAGTTTGATGAAACTTtattcttttctcctttttcgggattttttttttgttttcatttttagcTGAGAAAAGGAGTTGAAGTTTTCATCTTTGTGGGAGTTAAAGTAGAGCTTTTCCCCAATTTGTTTTTGGTTTTAGCTACATTTTTCTTGAATTAGTTTTTATTCATTCCCatgaactatttttttttaaaacaaagatgTGAAGAACTTTTAGGAGTTTGGTCTCGTGTTCTAGTTGTCTTAGTTATTTCAGCTTTTGCTTTTCTCAGATCTGAGGTCAAGTGGGGGTTCTTTTTAAGAATATCTAATGAAAATCACATGTTCTTTTTTACCTCTTCGATACCTTGTTTTGTTTGATATCAGCAGATTCGTTTTTGAGTATTGTTTTCATTATTTTGGATGGTTTCTTCATGTGAAATGTGGACTTGTTTATGCTCTTTAATTATATTCCTTTTCTCGTGATTTGTTGTTTATATAAAACCAATAATATTTGTCTTTGGGTAAACTTTTTGCTGAGTTGGGGATTGAGGGAATAATTTTTCCATAGCTATTACTGAAGATTCTGatggtttattttttttcttatcatcCTACAATTATTTGGTTGTTTTTGGTTTATTAGAGAGCTGTGAAGATTTATGTtacttcaattttcttttgatGCAAGTTCAATTGTATATAAAAAAGGTAACTTTAGCCTTGTAATCAAGTCGTTTTCAATGATAATGACAGTGAtgaacttttaattttgttcaacATTGGTGTTCTTGGATTCAACTCAGGTAGAATTGATTTGagctttcatttttattttctctaaATCAATCTGCTTGCTGATGTAGGAATCTGAAAGAGCTGGACTTGCGAGACTGTGAAGTGGATGATTTGAGTGCGCATTGGCTCAGTCATTTTCCCGAAACATACACATCACTGGTGTCCCTTAACATTTCTTGCTTAGGGTCTGATGAAGCTAGTTTTTCAGCGTTGGAACGTCTGGTGCATAGATGTACTAACCTCAAGACTCTTCGGCTCAACCGTGCGGTGCCCCTGGATAAGATTGCCAACATTTTACGTCATGCACCGCAGCTGGTTGAATTCGGTACTGGTACCTACACGGCTGATGTACGGCCAGATGTCTACTCAGATTTGGCCGGGGTGCTTTCTAGTTGCAAGGAACTAAAGAGCTTGTCTGGATTTTGGGATGTGATCCCGGATTACCTTCCTGCCATTTACCCTGTCTGCTCTAAATTAACATCACTGAACCTGAGCTATGCTACTATACAAAGTCCTGATCTTATCAAGCTTGTAAGCCACTGTCCGAATTTGCAGCGCCTATTGGTAAGCTTATTATGGTAATGCTGGTTTATGTATTTGCATCTGGTTTTTCATTCTTAACGTAGGTTATGTTCACAGGTACTTGATTACATTGAAGATAGTGGGCTTGAGGTGCTTGCATCTAGTTGCAAGGACTTGCAAGAATTACGCGTGTTTCCATCTGATCCATTTGGTGCAGAGCCAAATGTGTCCTTGACAGAACAGGGCCTTGTTGCCGTATCTTTGGGTTGTCCCAAGCTACAATCAGTATTGTACTTCTGCCGCCGAATGTCTAATGAGGCATTAGTTACCATTGCTCGTAGCCGTCCAAACTTCACAAGGTTTCGCCTTTGTATAATTGAGCCTAAAACAGCTGATTACCTGACTCTCGAGCCACTTGATGTTGGTTTTGGAGCCATTGTTCAGTACTGCAAGGATCTCAGGCGTCTTTCCCTCTCTGGTCTTCTTACAGATCGTGTATTCGAATATATTGGGACATACGCGAAGAAACTTGAGATGCTGTCTGTGGCTTTTGCAGGAGATAGTGATTTGGGACTACATCATGTGCTTTCCGGGTGTGAAAGCCTTCGGAAACTGGAGATCAGAGATTGCCCCTTTGGTGACAAGGCTCTTTTGGCCAATGCTGCAAAGCTGGAGACAATGCGATCCCTTTGGATGTCTTCTTGCGCTGTGAGCTTCGCAGCATGTAAGCTGCTAGGTCAGAAGATGCCAAGGTTGAATGTTGAAGTTATAGATGAGAGGGGACCTCCTGATTCAAGACCAGAGAACTGCCCAGTTGATAAGCTCTACATATATAGGTCCATTGCAGGGCCAAGGTTCGACATGCCTCCTTTTGTTTGGACAATGGATGAAGATTCTGGATTGAGGCTTTCATGAGAAATTTCCTTGGATTCAGCTCGATTGATCTCAAGAATGAATGTCTCAGGTACATGTTCATTGCGTTACTCATTGTTCCCGGTTCAGTTTTATGCAGCCTAATATAATGGCGCAGACATGATTGGAGTGGGAACATAATATGGAGGCTGTTCAAGGCTTTGAGAGCTAGATTGCCATACGTGTCGCCCTTGCCTGAGCTATCGGGTACACCacgtaaaaaattaataaaaagatgGAAACTCCGGTTGTTGTGTAATCAATCAAAGGTTTTATTTGTTTCCCCATTGTTACCATCTAATACAATTTATAGAATTTTGGATGTTTATGGATTTCTGTCGCCTTTTATTTTGGGGGTAGTAATCATCTAGTGGACTTAATGTTGTCATTGTTAGACTTAGTGGAGTAATAAAAGTTGAGAGTATTCAGCCCTCATCCTCTATGTATGATATTTTGATCATTGACATCAGTATGTTGGGAGCTTGAGTTGCTCTTATTACACCTCCATGCAGTTGTAGAGACAAGAATTGGACCAAACAATGCATGCGAAGGTATTGTCAAAGCTTGAATGAgtctttccaaaaaaaaaaggaggaagG contains:
- the LOC107952252 gene encoding protein TRANSPORT INHIBITOR RESPONSE 1-like → MHKKMAFSFPDEVLEHVFSFIQSDKDRNAVSMVCKSWYEIERWCRRKVFVGNCYAVSPRMVIRRFPEFRSIELKGKPHFADFNLVPDGWGGYVFPWIAEMAGAYPWLEEIRLKRMVVTDESLELIAKSFKNFKVLVLSSCEGFSTDGLAAIAASCKNLKELDLRDCEVDDLSAHWLSHFPETYTSLVSLNISCLGSDEASFSALERLVHRCTNLKTLRLNRAVPLDKIANILRHAPQLVEFGTGTYTADVRPDVYSDLAGVLSSCKELKSLSGFWDVIPDYLPAIYPVCSKLTSLNLSYATIQSPDLIKLVSHCPNLQRLLVLDYIEDSGLEVLASSCKDLQELRVFPSDPFGAEPNVSLTEQGLVAVSLGCPKLQSVLYFCRRMSNEALVTIARSRPNFTRFRLCIIEPKTADYLTLEPLDVGFGAIVQYCKDLRRLSLSGLLTDRVFEYIGTYAKKLEMLSVAFAGDSDLGLHHVLSGCESLRKLEIRDCPFGDKALLANAAKLETMRSLWMSSCAVSFAACKLLGQKMPRLNVEVIDERGPPDSRPENCPVDKLYIYRSIAGPRFDMPPFVWTMDEDSGLRLS